From a region of the Methylocystis hirsuta genome:
- a CDS encoding sensor histidine kinase, which yields MDASIEGDGDVTAVGEPVAEAPRPAVPATAPARDAAAARARLWRTISVRLARAQRTVQRTVQSHLSSSLTRRIVVLNLGGLVALLAGFLYLNQFREGLIDARVQSLQTQGEIIAAAVAASATVDTDAISIDPEKLLKLAPGESASGAEGGSPLEFSLNPERVGPLLRRLVSPTRLRARIYDRDGFLLLDSRSVSGRSNILRFELPPAAGQPTTLDASSFLERSLEFVQRLSHRPELPLYEDIGMGNGKAYPEVGSALDGHIHSVVRANASGETIISVAVPVQRFRSVRGALLLSTMGGDIDAVIVTERWGIIRIFLVSAGVMLLISLFFTNTITEPMRRLAEAAERVRRGVKSRQEIPDFSDRPDEIGHLSGALRDMTKALYNRIDAIEHFAADVAHELKNPLTSLRSAVETLPIAKTDAARDRLLAIIKHDVGRLDRLISDISDASRLDAELARADMDVVDLAAALSTVVDLARAVDRGDGVNIQLTMRSPYDAPRSRWRVLGNDSRLGQVFNNLIDNGRSFSKPGGVVRVLLWPERAKGPGGQQIEGYEIIVDDDGPGIPDGAFDRIFERFYTDRPEHGFGQNSGLGLSISRQIIEAHGGRIRALNRTHALPQGTDQPRPGDAVLGARFVVWLPSAR from the coding sequence ATGGACGCAAGCATCGAGGGTGACGGCGACGTGACCGCCGTCGGCGAGCCGGTCGCGGAAGCGCCGCGTCCGGCGGTCCCGGCGACCGCTCCTGCGCGCGACGCCGCGGCGGCGCGGGCCCGGCTGTGGCGGACGATCTCCGTCCGTTTGGCGCGGGCGCAACGAACTGTGCAGCGAACGGTCCAGTCACATCTTTCGTCCTCGCTCACCCGCCGCATCGTCGTTCTCAATCTTGGCGGGCTGGTCGCGCTGCTGGCCGGGTTCCTCTACCTCAACCAGTTTCGCGAAGGTCTGATCGACGCCCGCGTGCAAAGCCTGCAGACGCAGGGCGAGATCATCGCCGCGGCGGTGGCGGCCTCGGCGACGGTGGACACCGACGCCATCTCGATCGATCCGGAAAAGCTGTTGAAGCTCGCGCCTGGAGAGAGCGCGAGCGGCGCCGAAGGCGGGTCTCCGCTGGAGTTTTCGCTCAATCCCGAGCGCGTCGGGCCGCTGCTGCGGCGTCTGGTGTCGCCGACGCGGCTGCGGGCGCGCATCTATGACCGCGACGGCTTCCTCTTGCTCGACTCGCGCTCCGTCTCCGGTCGCTCGAACATTCTGCGCTTCGAGTTGCCGCCGGCGGCCGGCCAGCCCACCACCCTCGACGCATCCTCCTTCCTCGAAAGGTCGCTGGAGTTTGTCCAGCGGCTGTCCCATCGGCCGGAGCTGCCGCTTTACGAAGACATCGGCATGGGCAATGGCAAAGCCTATCCCGAAGTCGGCAGCGCGCTCGACGGCCACATTCATTCGGTGGTGCGCGCCAACGCCAGTGGCGAAACCATCATTTCCGTCGCCGTTCCCGTTCAGCGCTTCCGTTCCGTGCGCGGCGCGTTGCTGCTCTCGACCATGGGCGGCGACATCGACGCCGTCATCGTCACGGAACGCTGGGGCATCATCCGCATCTTTCTGGTCTCGGCCGGCGTGATGCTGCTGATCTCGCTGTTCTTCACCAATACGATCACCGAACCGATGCGCCGCCTCGCCGAGGCGGCCGAGCGCGTGCGGCGCGGCGTGAAGTCCCGCCAGGAGATCCCGGACTTCTCAGACCGGCCGGACGAGATCGGCCATCTTTCCGGCGCGCTGCGCGACATGACGAAGGCGCTCTACAACCGCATCGACGCGATCGAGCATTTCGCCGCGGATGTCGCGCATGAACTCAAGAATCCGTTGACGTCTCTGCGCAGCGCCGTCGAGACGCTGCCGATCGCCAAGACCGACGCGGCGCGCGACAGGCTGCTCGCCATCATCAAACATGACGTCGGCCGGCTCGACCGTTTGATCAGCGATATTTCCGACGCGTCTCGTCTCGACGCCGAACTCGCGCGCGCCGACATGGACGTGGTCGATCTCGCGGCGGCGCTGTCGACCGTCGTCGACTTGGCGCGCGCCGTGGACCGCGGCGACGGCGTCAACATTCAACTGACCATGCGCTCTCCGTACGACGCGCCGCGCAGCCGATGGCGCGTTCTCGGCAATGACTCGCGTCTGGGCCAGGTGTTCAACAATCTGATCGACAATGGCCGGTCGTTTTCAAAGCCCGGCGGCGTCGTGCGCGTGCTGCTGTGGCCGGAGCGGGCTAAGGGGCCGGGCGGCCAGCAGATCGAGGGCTACGAGATCATCGTCGACGACGACGGCCCCGGAATTCCCGACGGCGCGTTCGATCGCATTTTTGAGCGCTTCTACACCGACCGCCCGGAACATGGGTTTGGCCAGAATTCCGGGCTGGGGCTCTCGATCTCCCGCCAGATCATCGAGGCGCATGGCGGACGCATCCGCGCCCTCAACCGCACCCACGCGCTTCCGCAGGGCACTGACCAGCCGCGCCCCGGCGACGCCGTGCTCGGCGCGCGCTTTGTCGTCTGGTTGCCTTCGGCGCGATGA
- a CDS encoding HPr kinase/phosphorylase produces MTPPQASGYVHATALVLGEFGLLLRGPSGAGKSALSIQLVADWRARGAFAALVGDDRVALEARHGRLIARPHPSIRGMIEARGLGLMRVAFEPACVLRAVVDLLASGESPKRYPDADEATTRLSGVTLPRMFENAANVGAAARIAAYIQYVVTN; encoded by the coding sequence ATGACGCCGCCGCAAGCGTCCGGCTATGTGCACGCCACTGCGCTGGTTCTCGGCGAATTCGGCCTGCTGCTGCGCGGACCGTCCGGCGCCGGCAAGAGCGCGCTCAGCATACAGCTTGTCGCCGACTGGCGGGCGCGCGGCGCATTCGCGGCGCTTGTCGGTGACGACCGTGTCGCGCTCGAAGCGCGTCACGGCCGCCTGATCGCAAGGCCGCATCCGTCGATCCGCGGCATGATCGAGGCGCGCGGTCTCGGGCTGATGCGCGTCGCCTTTGAGCCGGCCTGCGTCTTGCGGGCCGTCGTGGACCTCCTCGCGTCCGGAGAGTCGCCGAAACGATATCCGGACGCGGACGAAGCAACGACCCGGTTGAGCGGCGTGACGCTGCCGCGTATGTTCGAAAACGCCGCAAACGTCGGGGCGGCGGCGCGGATTGCGGCTTACATTCAGTACGTTGTGACAAATTGA
- a CDS encoding PTS sugar transporter subunit IIA, whose product MIGMVLVTHGHLATEFRAALEHVVGPQKQIAAISIGPEDDMERRRGDIIEAIREADSGEGVVLLTDMFGGTPSNLAISVMDGGKVEVLAGVNLPMLIKLASVRDTQPLEQAVLQAQDAGRKYVYIASKVLNAK is encoded by the coding sequence ATGATCGGAATGGTCTTGGTGACCCATGGCCACCTTGCCACTGAGTTTCGCGCGGCGCTCGAACACGTCGTCGGACCTCAAAAGCAGATTGCGGCGATCTCGATTGGGCCCGAGGACGATATGGAGCGACGGCGCGGGGATATCATCGAGGCGATCCGCGAGGCCGACAGCGGCGAAGGCGTGGTGCTGCTCACCGATATGTTCGGCGGCACGCCCTCCAATCTTGCAATATCCGTAATGGATGGCGGAAAGGTGGAGGTTCTCGCGGGGGTCAACCTGCCGATGCTGATCAAACTCGCTTCGGTCCGCGATACGCAACCTTTGGAGCAGGCGGTGCTGCAGGCGCAGGACGCCGGCCGCAAATATGTTTACATCGCCAGCAAAGTGCTCAACGCTAAATGA
- a CDS encoding HPr family phosphocarrier protein yields the protein MNDLVTDKLHQAAPEDAMSRELAIVNKKGLHARATAKFVQCCEKFDAVITVSRGDETVGGSSIMGILTLGASQGTTIVVTATGPQAKAALDALETLVAHRFGEDE from the coding sequence ATGAATGACCTCGTGACCGATAAATTGCATCAGGCTGCGCCCGAAGACGCCATGTCGCGGGAGCTCGCGATCGTCAACAAGAAGGGGCTGCACGCCCGCGCGACCGCCAAATTCGTGCAGTGCTGCGAGAAATTCGACGCCGTCATCACTGTTTCGAGAGGCGACGAAACCGTGGGCGGCAGCTCGATCATGGGCATTCTGACGCTGGGCGCAAGCCAGGGCACGACGATCGTCGTCACCGCGACGGGCCCACAGGCGAAGGCCGCCCTCGACGCGCTGGAGACGCTCGTCGCCCATCGCTTCGGCGAGGACGAATAG
- a CDS encoding glucan ABC transporter ATP-binding protein/ permease → MSVFKVYVRVLGLLRPQARLALILVAANLALAVSAFAEPMLFGRIIDRMTRAQAPGETLTWSDLLPLVSAWAAFGLFSIGGAILVGLNADRLAHRRRLAIMSDYFDHVLSLPLSFHTNVHSGRLLKIMLDGANAMSGLWLSFFRENCASFVALFVLLPATLFVNWRLGSLLMALVAIFYFVTSFVLRRTEDLQGQVERYNSTLAEHASDALGNIPVVQSFTRIESESHALNRIIDDVIAAQMPVLSWWAFVAVASRASATLTILAIFLLGVWLHLRGQATIGEIVAFMSFATMLIARLEQAVGFVNVLFQQSAKIAEFFGVLDTPPSVADRPHARDAERLVGAVEFDNVTFSYDGRRPAVRDVSFVANPGETIALVGATGSGKSTTLGLLHRAFDPDSGAVKIDGVDIREFTLSSLRRNIGVVFQEPMLFARSIEENLRIGNPDATDEEIAHALELAQATEFVAHQSDGRATRVGERGRSLSGGERQRLSIARALLKNPPIMVFDEATSALDATTERMIQKALEAAMKGRTTFVIAHRLATVRNADRILVFDQGEIVESGGFDELVAKGGRFATLAAAQFMTEPTVSTTPLDGVYEAGAPQPAG, encoded by the coding sequence ATGTCCGTCTTTAAAGTTTACGTGCGGGTGCTGGGGTTGTTGCGGCCTCAGGCGCGGCTCGCGCTCATACTGGTCGCGGCCAATCTGGCGCTCGCCGTCTCCGCCTTCGCCGAGCCGATGCTCTTTGGGCGCATCATCGACCGCATGACGCGCGCGCAAGCGCCCGGCGAGACTTTGACATGGAGCGATCTGCTGCCGCTCGTGTCCGCCTGGGCCGCCTTCGGCCTGTTTTCGATCGGCGGCGCCATTCTCGTCGGCCTCAACGCCGATCGTCTCGCGCATCGCCGCCGACTCGCGATCATGTCGGATTATTTCGACCACGTGTTGAGTCTGCCGCTGAGTTTTCACACCAACGTCCACTCCGGACGTCTCCTAAAGATCATGCTCGATGGGGCGAACGCCATGTCGGGGCTGTGGCTGTCGTTCTTTCGCGAGAACTGCGCGTCCTTCGTTGCGCTCTTCGTGCTCTTGCCGGCGACGCTGTTCGTCAATTGGCGGCTCGGCTCGCTGCTCATGGCGCTCGTCGCGATCTTTTATTTCGTGACGAGCTTCGTCCTGCGACGCACGGAAGATCTGCAGGGCCAGGTCGAGCGCTACAATTCGACGCTCGCCGAACATGCGTCCGATGCGCTTGGCAACATCCCGGTGGTGCAGAGCTTTACGCGCATCGAAAGCGAGTCGCATGCGCTGAACCGCATCATCGATGACGTCATCGCGGCGCAGATGCCCGTTCTCTCCTGGTGGGCCTTCGTCGCCGTCGCCAGCCGCGCCTCGGCGACGCTGACGATTCTGGCGATTTTCCTGCTTGGCGTCTGGCTGCATTTGCGCGGACAGGCGACGATCGGCGAGATCGTCGCCTTCATGAGCTTTGCGACCATGCTGATCGCCCGCCTCGAACAGGCGGTCGGCTTCGTCAATGTCCTGTTCCAGCAGTCCGCGAAGATTGCGGAATTCTTCGGCGTGCTCGACACGCCGCCGAGCGTCGCCGATCGCCCGCATGCCCGGGACGCGGAGCGGCTCGTGGGCGCGGTCGAATTCGACAACGTCACCTTTTCCTATGACGGGCGACGGCCGGCGGTGCGCGATGTGTCGTTTGTGGCCAATCCTGGAGAAACGATTGCGCTCGTCGGCGCGACGGGCTCCGGTAAATCGACGACGCTCGGGCTCTTGCATCGGGCCTTCGATCCAGACAGCGGCGCGGTCAAAATCGACGGCGTCGACATCCGCGAATTCACTCTGAGCTCGCTTCGCCGCAACATCGGCGTCGTCTTTCAGGAGCCGATGCTGTTTGCGCGATCGATCGAGGAAAATCTGCGCATCGGCAATCCGGACGCGACGGACGAGGAGATCGCCCATGCGCTTGAACTGGCGCAGGCGACGGAATTCGTCGCGCATCAGAGCGACGGGCGGGCGACGCGCGTCGGCGAACGCGGCCGCTCGCTCTCGGGCGGCGAGCGCCAGCGGCTCTCGATCGCCCGGGCGCTGTTGAAAAATCCGCCGATCATGGTCTTTGACGAGGCGACAAGCGCGCTCGACGCGACGACCGAGCGGATGATCCAAAAGGCGCTGGAGGCGGCGATGAAGGGCCGCACGACTTTCGTCATCGCCCATCGGCTGGCGACGGTGCGCAATGCCGACCGCATCCTCGTCTTCGATCAGGGCGAGATCGTCGAAAGCGGCGGCTTCGACGAATTGGTCGCCAAGGGCGGCCGCTTCGCGACTCTCGCGGCGGCGCAGTTCATGACCGAGCCGACCGTTTCGACGACGCCGCTCGACGGGGTTTATGAAGCCGGCGCGCCGCAGCCGGCGGGGTGA
- the rpsR gene encoding 30S ribosomal protein S18 produces the protein MSTAPRRPFFRRRKSCPFTGANAPKIDYKDTRLLSRYISERGKIVPSRITAVSAKKQRELAQAIKRARFLGLLPYVIR, from the coding sequence ATGAGCACCGCCCCGCGCCGCCCCTTCTTCCGCCGCCGCAAGTCCTGCCCGTTCACCGGCGCCAACGCGCCGAAGATCGACTACAAGGACACGCGCCTGCTGTCCCGCTACATCAGCGAGCGCGGCAAGATCGTGCCCTCGCGCATCACCGCCGTTTCGGCCAAGAAGCAGCGCGAACTCGCCCAGGCGATCAAACGCGCCCGATTCTTGGGCCTGCTGCCTTACGTGATCCGCTAA
- the rpsF gene encoding 30S ribosomal protein S6 produces MPLYEHVYLARQDVSPQQVEALTGQFKNVITSLGGTVGKIEYWGVKSLAYRINKNRKAHFTLMNIDAPPAAIAEMQRQQSINEDILRVLTLRVDELEEGPSAQLRKREDDDRGERRGPRGDRGDRGDRGDRGDRPERRPRREEGKVEGEVE; encoded by the coding sequence ATGCCTCTTTACGAGCATGTCTATCTCGCCCGTCAGGATGTTTCTCCCCAGCAGGTGGAGGCTCTGACCGGGCAGTTCAAAAATGTCATCACGTCGCTCGGCGGCACGGTCGGCAAGATCGAATATTGGGGCGTCAAGTCGCTCGCCTATCGGATCAACAAGAACCGCAAGGCGCATTTCACCCTGATGAACATCGACGCGCCGCCGGCGGCGATCGCCGAGATGCAGCGCCAGCAGAGCATCAACGAAGATATTTTGCGCGTGCTGACGCTGCGCGTCGACGAGCTGGAGGAGGGTCCTTCCGCGCAGCTCCGCAAACGTGAAGACGACGACCGCGGCGAGCGCCGCGGCCCGCGCGGCGACAGAGGCGATCGTGGCGATCGAGGCGACCGGGGAGATCGTCCCGAGCGTCGCCCGCGCCGCGAAGAAGGCAAGGTTGAAGGAGAGGTCGAATGA
- the panB gene encoding 3-methyl-2-oxobutanoate hydroxymethyltransferase, protein MSNASTFLDMKRRGEKIVVVTAYDAPTARIEAEAGVDIILVGDSVGVNVLGYAHEREVTLADMAHHIAAVRRGAPDIYIIGDLPYATYDTSQQAIESSRLLREAGANCVKFEGAQPEIMRALTAAGFDVCAHLGLESQHHDVKRRQGKTAQAAAKLYDDALALDAAGQNFVVLELVPQELAARITQAIGAPTIGIGAGAATDGQVLVVNDLAGITAREFKHNRRYGAVGAALREAVEAYARDVRAGVFPAEAHAFHMADDERSAFERAARGES, encoded by the coding sequence TTGTCCAACGCCAGCACCTTCCTCGACATGAAGCGCCGAGGGGAGAAGATCGTGGTCGTCACCGCCTATGACGCGCCGACCGCGCGCATCGAGGCGGAGGCCGGCGTCGACATTATACTCGTCGGCGACAGCGTCGGGGTGAATGTTCTGGGCTATGCGCATGAGCGCGAGGTGACGCTCGCCGATATGGCGCATCACATCGCCGCGGTGCGGCGCGGCGCGCCCGATATCTACATCATCGGCGATTTGCCCTATGCGACCTATGACACGTCCCAGCAGGCGATCGAGAGTTCGCGCCTGCTGCGCGAAGCTGGCGCCAATTGCGTGAAATTCGAAGGCGCGCAGCCCGAAATCATGCGCGCCTTGACGGCGGCCGGCTTCGACGTGTGCGCTCATCTGGGCCTCGAATCGCAGCATCACGACGTCAAGCGGCGCCAGGGCAAGACGGCGCAGGCCGCCGCGAAACTCTATGACGACGCGCTGGCGCTCGACGCCGCCGGACAGAATTTCGTGGTGCTGGAGCTCGTGCCGCAGGAGCTCGCGGCGCGGATCACGCAAGCGATCGGCGCGCCGACGATCGGCATCGGCGCCGGCGCGGCGACGGACGGACAGGTGCTCGTCGTCAACGATCTCGCAGGGATCACCGCGCGTGAATTCAAACACAACCGCCGCTACGGCGCCGTTGGCGCGGCGCTGCGCGAGGCCGTCGAGGCCTATGCGCGCGACGTTCGCGCCGGGGTCTTTCCGGCGGAGGCGCACGCCTTTCATATGGCCGACGACGAACGGTCCGCCTTCGAGCGCGCGGCGCGCGGCGAGTCTTAG
- a CDS encoding UDP-N-acetylglucosamine-peptide N-acetylglucosaminyltransferase — MKSISRSRAMCEWDDFDTAAPQIRAALAMSDGPATPPFMLLSEPGITAGEQRACSESWTAARLLAAGPLRASLAMRFDLSTRSRIRVGYLSNDFHEHATAHLLVETLEAHDRARFEIRAYSYCGVEGAMRTRLRAAFDAFADISQLTDAEAARLINADGVDILIDLKGFTHGARTSVMMLRPAPVQVNYLGYPGTLGTGVCDYIVTDRYVTPPSSASAYSEAFAYLPHAYQPHGRGTPLRARPSRAAAGLPAEGFVYCCFNQAYKLTPFIFDLWARLLEATPGAVLWLSAAMLAEGNLRNEMRRRGIDAARMIFAPHLPQAEHLARLQLADLALDTAPFGSHTTASDALWAGVPIVTCAGDTFPSRVAGSLLHAIGLPELIAADFDEYLEIALVLAGDPVRCAELRAKLAANRLTTALFDVYAYTRALESLFEDMWRRRLAGAPPVVIGAA, encoded by the coding sequence ATGAAATCCATATCTCGCAGCCGCGCCATGTGCGAATGGGACGATTTCGACACCGCCGCGCCGCAAATTCGCGCGGCGCTGGCCATGTCGGATGGGCCGGCGACGCCCCCCTTCATGCTGCTGTCGGAGCCCGGCATCACCGCCGGCGAACAGCGCGCCTGTTCCGAGAGCTGGACCGCCGCGCGGCTTTTGGCGGCCGGGCCGCTGCGCGCGAGCCTCGCGATGCGCTTCGACCTTTCCACCCGCAGCCGGATTCGCGTCGGCTATCTGTCAAACGACTTCCACGAGCACGCGACCGCGCATCTTCTCGTCGAGACGCTCGAGGCGCATGATCGCGCCCGCTTCGAGATTCGCGCTTACAGCTATTGCGGCGTCGAGGGGGCGATGCGGACGCGGCTGCGGGCCGCCTTCGACGCGTTCGCCGACATTTCGCAGCTGACCGACGCCGAGGCCGCGCGCCTCATCAATGCGGATGGCGTCGATATTCTGATCGACCTCAAGGGCTTCACCCATGGCGCGCGCACCAGCGTGATGATGCTGCGGCCGGCGCCCGTTCAGGTCAATTATCTCGGCTATCCCGGCACGCTCGGAACGGGCGTGTGCGATTACATCGTGACCGATCGCTATGTTACGCCGCCGTCGTCGGCGTCGGCCTATTCGGAAGCCTTCGCCTATCTGCCGCACGCCTATCAGCCGCACGGGCGCGGGACGCCGCTGCGCGCGCGGCCGTCGCGGGCCGCCGCCGGCCTGCCGGCGGAAGGCTTCGTTTATTGCTGCTTCAATCAGGCCTATAAGCTCACGCCCTTCATCTTCGATCTTTGGGCGCGACTGCTCGAGGCGACGCCGGGCGCGGTGCTGTGGCTTTCGGCGGCGATGCTGGCGGAAGGCAATCTGCGCAATGAAATGCGCAGACGCGGAATTGACGCCGCGCGGATGATCTTCGCGCCGCATTTGCCGCAGGCCGAACATCTGGCGCGCCTGCAACTCGCCGATCTCGCGCTCGACACGGCGCCCTTCGGATCGCATACGACGGCGAGCGACGCGCTTTGGGCGGGCGTGCCGATCGTGACCTGCGCCGGCGACACCTTTCCCTCGCGCGTGGCCGGAAGCCTCTTGCACGCGATCGGATTGCCGGAGTTGATCGCGGCGGATTTCGACGAATATTTGGAGATCGCGCTGGTCTTGGCGGGCGATCCCGTTCGTTGCGCCGAACTGCGGGCGAAGCTCGCCGCCAATCGCCTGACGACGGCGCTTTTCGACGTCTACGCCTACACGCGCGCGCTGGAATCGCTGTTCGAAGACATGTGGCGGCGGCGTCTCGCCGGCGCGCCGCCCGTGGTCATCGGAGCGGCCTGA